Sequence from the [Clostridium] scindens genome:
AGAATGGAGATTCCATTGATCGTACCATCGGCTGTAATGCCTACCGTGATCTTGATGTCGCCGCCATAGCCTTCCTTATCTGTTACGGTAACGACATAGCCTTCCTCTCCTACTGTGCAGACTTCATCGATGGTGGCCTTTACGCCCAGATCTTTGATTGCCTTGTCGGCAGCCTTCTGGTCTACGTCGATGAGTTCAAAATCATTTGCGTCTGCATCCGGAAATACTTGCTGCCATGCTTCTTTCTTGGCAGCATCCTGGGCCTGGGCGATAGGCTCCTTCGTGATCTCATAGACCGCGCCCAGACAGATTCCTGCAATTAAAGTAATTAAAGTCAGAATGACCGTATTCTTAATAATCTTATTCATTATTTCTCTCCTCCTTTACCAAATGGTTTTGGAAGAGTAACCCTTTCAATCAACGGTACAAAAAGGTTACTGATGATGATTGCATAAGATACGCCTTCCGCAGAGCCGCCAAAGAGACGGAACAATCCGGTCAGTATACCCAGCAGGGCTCCGTATACATACTGTCCCTTCTTCGTAATCGGCGATGTGACATAATCAGTAGCCATGAACCATGCGCCAAGCATCAGTCCGCCTCCGCACAGGTGAGCGGTGATGTACTGAGGATCGAAGAATCCCACGCCAGCCTTGGTGAAGTGGCCAAAGATGCCTACGAAGATCACGAATGTGACAATATAGGTTCCCGGAATCCGAAGATCGATGGCTCCTACAAGGATCAGGAAGATCGCTCCGATAATAATAGCAATGACAGAAGTCTCGCCGATAGTTCCTGGAATCTTTCCAATCAGCATATTCATCGTATCAACGGTCTCGCCGTCTTTCAGAAGTGCTAATGGAGTAGGTCCGCTGACGCCGTCATAGATAAACTTCGTCATTGGTCCTGTAAATGAAATCAGCAGGAAGCATCTTGCTCCAAGAGCCGGGTTCATGAAGTTCTGTCCCAGTCCTCCGAACAGCTGCTTTACGATCAGGATGCCAAATACGCTTCCCAATGCGCCCATCCACCACGGAGCGGATGCAGGCATATTAAGTCCCAGCAGCAAGCCGGTTACGACAGCACTGAAATCATTGATCGTAACCTTCTTATGCATTAATTTTTCATATATGTATTCAGTCAGAACTGCGGATATAGTCGTGCTAAGCAGCATGACAAGGGCCGGCAGTCCAAAGTTCCATACACCAAAGGCAGAAGCCGGCAACAGTGCAATGGTTACCATAAGCATGATATTTCCTGTGGTAACTTTGGAACGTATATGTGGTGAAGATGACACTTTCAATTTGTTTTCACTCACGTTTGTTCACCTCTTCCTCTTTTCTCTCTTATTTATTTTTTCTTCTTGCGGTTTGCCATCGCAATCTTTCTCATTGAGCCAATTGCCTGTTTCAACTGACGTTTTGCAGGACATACGAAACTGCAAGAACCACATTCCATACATTCCAGTCCTTCATGGGAAGTAAATGCTTCCTCATTGTGGTGCTCCGCGTAATCTGCAAGCCTTGACGGAATCAGCCTGCTTGGACAGGCATCTACGCAGCGTCCGCAGTTGATGCATGCGGAAGGCTCGAACTGCGCCACTTCATCTTTGGTAAATCCAAGAATGGAGGATGAAGTCTTTGTAACCGGCACATCCAGCGTAAACATGGCAAAGCCCATCATCGGTCCGCCTGATATCAGTTTTTCCGGCTCAGTCTTAAATCCGCCTGCAGCCTCTACCAATTCTGCCTGATTCATTCCGAATGGAACCCTGAAGTTTCCTGGCTCGTTCACTGCGTTGCCGCTGACGGTAACCACGCGCTCCATAGACGGCTTTCCTTCCACTACCGCCTGATAGATGCTCACCATCGTCGCAACGTTGTCTACAACGCATCCTGCGTCCGCAGGAAGCATGGCTGAGTTGATTGCCCTGCCCGTAGTCGCGTAGATGAGCTGACGCTCGCCTCCCTGCGGGTACTTGGTCTTAAGCGCAAGTACTTCCATGCGAGGCTCGTCTTTCGTCAATTCTTTTAATTTCTCAATGCAATCTGGTTTATTATCTTCTACGCCAAAAATGCCCTTCGCATTATCAAATAGCTTCAGGACAATCTTCATTCCGCCCACAAGCTTCTCGGGCGTCT
This genomic interval carries:
- a CDS encoding RnfABCDGE type electron transport complex subunit G, which gives rise to MNKIIKNTVILTLITLIAGICLGAVYEITKEPIAQAQDAAKKEAWQQVFPDADANDFELIDVDQKAADKAIKDLGVKATIDEVCTVGEEGYVVTVTDKEGYGGDIKITVGITADGTINGISILSITETAGLGMRATEPAFYEQYQGKQAEKFVVSKDGGDGEPIDALSGATITSRAVTGAVNAALGYYQNAF
- a CDS encoding RnfABCDGE type electron transport complex subunit D; translated protein: MSENKLKVSSSPHIRSKVTTGNIMLMVTIALLPASAFGVWNFGLPALVMLLSTTISAVLTEYIYEKLMHKKVTINDFSAVVTGLLLGLNMPASAPWWMGALGSVFGILIVKQLFGGLGQNFMNPALGARCFLLISFTGPMTKFIYDGVSGPTPLALLKDGETVDTMNMLIGKIPGTIGETSVIAIIIGAIFLILVGAIDLRIPGTYIVTFVIFVGIFGHFTKAGVGFFDPQYITAHLCGGGLMLGAWFMATDYVTSPITKKGQYVYGALLGILTGLFRLFGGSAEGVSYAIIISNLFVPLIERVTLPKPFGKGGEK
- the rsxC gene encoding electron transport complex subunit RsxC codes for the protein MALLTFKGGIHPDDGKSLAKDKAIVEVKPKGDLVYPVSQHIGAPANPVVAVGDRVLKGQMIAEAGGFVSAPIYASVSGTVKAIAPHLNPTGGTVNSIVIENDGEYEEVEYPAVKPLDEMSKEEILNIIGNAGVVGMGGAGFPTRVKLSPKEPEKIDYIIANCAECEPYITADYRTIMETPEKLVGGMKIVLKLFDNAKGIFGVEDNKPDCIEKLKELTKDEPRMEVLALKTKYPQGGERQLIYATTGRAINSAMLPADAGCVVDNVATMVSIYQAVVEGKPSMERVVTVSGNAVNEPGNFRVPFGMNQAELVEAAGGFKTEPEKLISGGPMMGFAMFTLDVPVTKTSSSILGFTKDEVAQFEPSACINCGRCVDACPSRLIPSRLADYAEHHNEEAFTSHEGLECMECGSCSFVCPAKRQLKQAIGSMRKIAMANRKKKK